A DNA window from Fimbriimonadaceae bacterium contains the following coding sequences:
- a CDS encoding methyltransferase domain-containing protein, with protein MGAPAPTSEMRQVTGLPPLRSLLDPRPSGLAEANPIVGAVNIPAGELEVRLHELPARGDEIRVATVGTPAHEAVAWLQRGGRRAFLEHEFSHGPAESGRLWSPNAFLEEVLPELGAPGLAFDLGCGSGREAVALAAAGWRVTALDRLEDALAKGRDLERRTLGVQGIDWVCVDLESPAFEMDLAADLITSFSYLHRPLLRWAAAQIRPGGSVVVETFTEEHRKRFGKPRTEAFVLAKGELPTLLPGLEVLRFSEGWRADGRHTARLWARKP; from the coding sequence ATGGGCGCACCGGCGCCGACGAGCGAGATGCGCCAAGTGACGGGCCTGCCGCCGCTCCGCAGCTTGCTAGATCCTCGCCCCTCCGGCTTGGCCGAAGCGAACCCCATCGTCGGCGCCGTGAACATCCCTGCCGGTGAACTGGAGGTCCGCCTCCACGAACTGCCCGCGCGGGGCGACGAGATCCGGGTGGCCACTGTCGGAACCCCTGCGCACGAGGCCGTCGCATGGCTGCAAAGAGGGGGCCGCCGAGCGTTTTTGGAGCACGAGTTCTCCCACGGGCCTGCGGAGTCGGGTCGACTGTGGAGCCCCAACGCGTTCCTCGAGGAGGTGTTGCCCGAACTTGGTGCGCCGGGACTTGCTTTCGACCTCGGCTGCGGGTCGGGGCGCGAAGCGGTCGCGCTCGCGGCTGCGGGATGGCGGGTGACGGCGCTCGACCGCCTGGAGGACGCCCTTGCCAAGGGGCGGGATCTGGAGCGTCGAACGCTCGGGGTGCAGGGAATCGACTGGGTGTGCGTCGATCTCGAGAGCCCGGCTTTCGAGATGGATCTCGCGGCAGATCTGATCACGAGCTTCTCCTACCTTCACCGACCGTTGTTGAGATGGGCTGCGGCTCAGATTCGACCTGGCGGCAGCGTGGTGGTGGAGACGTTCACCGAGGAGCATCGAAAGCGGTTTGGAAAGCCTCGCACCGAGGCGTTCGTGCTCGCCAAGGGCGAGCTGCCGACCCTTTTGCCGGGTCTCGAGGTGCTTCGATTCAGCGAAGGGTGGCGCGCCGACGGACGCCATACGGCGCGCTTGTGGGCACGGAAGCCCTAG
- a CDS encoding gamma-glutamylcyclotransferase, with protein sequence MVYFAYGSNMDPVQMHERCPGSVFLGIARWPGRRLSFTRFSKARGCAVADLVKDPGSTAWGVLWDVPADHVNSLDRIEGYRAGRERNAYERRRVEVETDEGPRLAAVYLAKAEPDPGLPNRAYLAHLIDGAVAHGLPESYVAMLRALPTVD encoded by the coding sequence GTGGTGTACTTCGCGTATGGCTCGAACATGGACCCCGTCCAAATGCATGAGCGCTGCCCCGGATCGGTGTTCCTCGGTATTGCGCGATGGCCGGGACGGCGGCTCTCCTTCACCCGATTTTCGAAGGCGCGCGGTTGCGCCGTTGCGGATCTGGTGAAGGACCCGGGCTCGACCGCCTGGGGGGTGCTTTGGGACGTGCCAGCCGACCATGTCAATTCCCTCGACCGCATCGAAGGGTATCGGGCGGGCCGGGAGCGCAACGCCTACGAACGAAGACGCGTCGAGGTGGAGACCGACGAGGGACCCCGTCTCGCCGCCGTCTATCTCGCGAAGGCGGAACCCGATCCGGGATTGCCCAACCGCGCGTACCTCGCCCATTTGATCGACGGAGCCGTGGCGCACGGACTGCCGGAGTCGTATGTCGCGATGCTCCGCGCGCTTCCCACCGTGGATTAG
- a CDS encoding carboxymuconolactone decarboxylase family protein, whose protein sequence is MAYLDLVDESRAEGFLARLYERARARAGKVYRIVVAGSLGPKQLNASLGLYGEIMHGDSPLTRTQREMIAVVVSTVNHCHY, encoded by the coding sequence ATGGCCTACCTTGATCTTGTAGACGAATCGCGGGCCGAGGGGTTCCTGGCAAGACTGTACGAACGGGCGCGGGCTCGCGCCGGGAAGGTCTATCGGATCGTCGTGGCCGGAAGCCTCGGGCCGAAGCAGCTCAACGCCTCGCTCGGATTGTACGGCGAGATCATGCACGGCGATTCGCCCCTGACCCGGACGCAGAGGGAGATGATCGCCGTCGTGGTCTCGACGGTCAATCACTGCCACTACTGA
- the hutH gene encoding histidine ammonia-lyase, which yields MLEIDGNALTLEQIAQVALDREPVTLAWSARARMTDARHVVDRIVMEGKAVYGVSTGFGKLSDVHVPGSQLRELQLNLVRSHACGLGEPLPEPEVRAMLLLRANVLAMGRSGARPEVAELLLGMLNQGVSPVIPSRGSVGASGDLAPLAHLALVVIGEGEALVRGERLPGGTALKDARLTPLVLEAKEGLALLNGTQAMLAVGGLALRRALRVADYADVAGAMTLEALLGTPVAFDERIHAARPHQGQMASAQRLRELLEGSEIRDSHLDNDPRVQDAYSLRCMPQVHGAARQALDHVREVLECESGAATDNPLVFAEEGDVLSGGNFHGAPLALALDYAAIAVTDLISISERRIDRMVNPDLNEHLPAFLSADPGMRSGFMIPHVVAAALLSEAKVLAHPSSVDNVPTSGGKEDHVSMGMTGALKFRRIVEIAEQVLAIELLAGAEGLEYRKPLQPGLGVRAAFESVRKLVPRVDADRSLSEELQRIADALRDGEIARS from the coding sequence ATGCTCGAGATCGATGGCAACGCCCTTACCCTGGAGCAGATCGCCCAGGTTGCGCTCGACCGGGAGCCGGTGACCCTGGCCTGGTCGGCTCGGGCAAGGATGACCGATGCCCGTCACGTCGTCGACCGCATCGTCATGGAGGGCAAGGCGGTCTATGGGGTGAGCACCGGATTCGGCAAGCTCTCCGACGTGCACGTGCCCGGGTCGCAATTGCGGGAGCTGCAGCTCAATCTCGTCCGCAGTCATGCCTGCGGGTTGGGGGAGCCTCTCCCCGAGCCGGAGGTGCGCGCCATGCTCCTGCTGCGCGCGAACGTCTTGGCGATGGGGCGCAGCGGCGCGCGGCCCGAGGTCGCGGAGCTGCTTCTGGGCATGTTGAACCAGGGCGTTTCCCCGGTGATCCCGTCGCGGGGATCGGTGGGCGCGTCGGGCGATCTCGCCCCCTTGGCCCACCTCGCCCTGGTCGTGATCGGCGAGGGAGAGGCTTTGGTTCGCGGCGAACGCCTCCCCGGAGGCACGGCGCTCAAAGATGCGCGCCTGACTCCTCTCGTTTTGGAGGCGAAGGAGGGACTGGCGCTCCTCAACGGCACGCAGGCGATGTTGGCCGTGGGAGGGCTCGCGCTTCGGCGCGCCCTGCGGGTCGCCGACTACGCCGACGTCGCCGGCGCGATGACCTTGGAGGCGCTGCTCGGGACGCCCGTCGCGTTCGACGAACGCATCCACGCCGCGCGCCCCCACCAGGGGCAGATGGCGTCCGCCCAGAGACTCCGCGAACTGCTGGAGGGCAGCGAAATCCGCGATTCCCATCTCGACAACGATCCCCGCGTCCAAGACGCCTACAGCCTGCGATGCATGCCCCAGGTCCACGGCGCGGCGCGGCAAGCCCTCGACCACGTGCGCGAGGTCCTGGAGTGCGAGTCCGGAGCGGCTACGGACAACCCCCTCGTCTTTGCCGAAGAGGGGGACGTGCTCTCCGGCGGCAATTTCCACGGTGCCCCGCTGGCCTTGGCGCTCGACTACGCCGCGATCGCGGTCACCGATCTGATCAGCATCAGCGAGCGGCGCATCGACCGCATGGTCAACCCCGACCTCAACGAGCACCTGCCCGCCTTTCTCAGCGCGGATCCGGGGATGCGCTCCGGGTTCATGATCCCGCACGTGGTGGCCGCGGCGCTGCTCAGCGAAGCCAAGGTGCTGGCCCACCCCTCCTCCGTCGACAACGTCCCCACCTCGGGGGGCAAGGAGGATCACGTCTCGATGGGCATGACCGGCGCCCTCAAGTTTCGGCGGATCGTCGAGATCGCCGAACAGGTGCTGGCCATCGAGCTGCTGGCAGGCGCCGAGGGGTTGGAGTACCGCAAACCGCTGCAGCCTGGACTCGGAGTGCGCGCGGCCTTCGAATCGGTCCGCAAGCTGGTTCCCAGGGTGGACGCGGACCGCTCGCTTTCGGAGGAGTTGCAGCGCATCGCCGACGCGCTGCGCGACGGCGAGATCGCGCGGTCCTAG
- a CDS encoding ubiquinone/menaquinone biosynthesis methyltransferase has protein sequence MMATPQVDSPWKAEGEQKRTAVRQMFAEIAPTYDLLNSVMSLRLHHRWRRVAVDALALEPGQRVLDVCCGTGDFMEPLRRAVGPEGLVAGLDFCLPMLERARAKQAPGPLGLGDACRLPIATGVLDGASVGWGIRNVPDIDAAHRELARVLKPGGRFVSLDMAKPRGAFLRALSDVLFRKGVPLMGRLFGKSQAYTYLPESTQRFLSREELAESMRRAGFVGVRHRDLFFGNICVHWGVKG, from the coding sequence ATGATGGCCACGCCTCAAGTCGACTCGCCGTGGAAGGCAGAGGGGGAGCAAAAGCGGACCGCGGTGCGGCAAATGTTTGCCGAAATCGCTCCGACGTACGATCTCCTCAACTCTGTGATGAGCCTCCGGTTGCACCACCGGTGGCGACGCGTCGCGGTGGATGCCCTCGCCTTGGAGCCGGGCCAGCGGGTCCTCGACGTTTGCTGCGGCACCGGCGACTTCATGGAGCCGCTGCGTCGGGCCGTCGGCCCGGAGGGCCTGGTCGCCGGACTCGATTTTTGCCTGCCGATGTTGGAGCGCGCGCGAGCCAAACAAGCGCCCGGTCCCCTCGGGCTGGGAGATGCGTGCCGACTGCCGATCGCGACGGGCGTGCTCGACGGGGCCAGCGTCGGGTGGGGCATCCGCAACGTGCCCGACATCGATGCGGCGCACCGTGAGCTCGCCCGCGTTCTCAAACCGGGGGGTCGCTTTGTGTCCCTCGACATGGCCAAACCGCGCGGCGCGTTCCTGCGCGCGCTGTCCGACGTGCTCTTTCGCAAGGGCGTTCCCTTGATGGGGAGGCTGTTTGGGAAGTCCCAGGCCTACACGTACCTTCCCGAATCGACGCAACGGTTTCTCTCGCGAGAAGAGCTGGCCGAGTCGATGCGCCGCGCCGGGTTCGTGGGCGTTCGGCACAGGGATCTCTTCTTTGGCAACATCTGCGTTCACTGGGGGGTGAAAGGATGA
- a CDS encoding polyprenyl synthetase family protein yields MTTGRLVEWCGERVSAETLQFVAEEIRAVEQELARQMRSQVQLVERVGLHTLEAGGKRLRPAFVTLAAHATGLPFDAARTRKLGACMEMIHMATLMHDDVIDHAATRRGRPTAASIFGNTPAILTGDALLSRAMAVLAQDGDLAIIRNVSSAVVELAEGEVRELETRGVFDLTEEEHLEILRMKTAVFIQSCCEIGALAAGAPQETVAAVGRYGHHVGMAFQIVDDLLDYRGEHAATGKPRATDFREGCATLPLIALRPLLSPGESDEVRAFFGNGVDETGIARVCALMDQRDAFAVAEKAARHHVEAAQHALATLPEGESRRLLEGVAEFVVARDA; encoded by the coding sequence ATGACGACCGGACGGTTGGTCGAATGGTGTGGGGAGCGGGTGTCCGCGGAAACGCTCCAGTTTGTGGCGGAGGAGATCCGCGCCGTCGAACAGGAGTTGGCGCGGCAGATGCGATCGCAGGTCCAACTCGTCGAGCGGGTCGGGCTCCACACGCTCGAGGCGGGCGGCAAGCGCCTGCGCCCCGCGTTCGTGACGCTGGCGGCCCACGCCACCGGACTCCCGTTCGACGCGGCGAGAACGCGGAAGCTGGGTGCGTGCATGGAAATGATCCACATGGCCACGCTCATGCACGACGATGTGATCGACCACGCGGCGACCCGTCGCGGACGGCCGACGGCCGCGTCGATCTTCGGCAACACGCCCGCCATCCTGACCGGAGACGCCCTGCTTAGCAGGGCCATGGCCGTCCTCGCCCAGGACGGCGATCTCGCGATCATCCGCAACGTCTCGTCCGCCGTGGTCGAACTGGCCGAGGGCGAAGTGCGCGAGCTTGAAACCCGCGGCGTGTTCGATCTGACCGAGGAGGAGCACCTCGAGATCCTGCGGATGAAGACCGCGGTGTTTATCCAGTCGTGCTGCGAGATCGGCGCGCTCGCGGCGGGCGCCCCGCAGGAAACGGTCGCGGCCGTCGGTCGCTACGGGCATCACGTCGGCATGGCCTTCCAGATCGTGGACGACCTTCTCGATTACCGCGGCGAGCACGCCGCGACGGGGAAGCCCAGGGCGACGGACTTCCGAGAGGGTTGCGCGACCCTGCCGCTCATCGCCCTGCGCCCCCTGCTTTCCCCGGGCGAGAGCGACGAGGTGCGCGCGTTCTTCGGCAACGGCGTCGATGAGACCGGAATCGCCCGCGTCTGCGCGCTGATGGACCAGCGCGATGCGTTTGCGGTGGCCGAGAAGGCGGCCCGACACCACGTGGAAGCTGCCCAACACGCGCTTGCCACCCTTCCCGAAGGCGAATCCAGGCGCCTCTTGGAAGGGGTGGCCGAGTTCGTCGTCGCACGCGACGCCTAA
- the ruvB gene encoding Holliday junction branch migration DNA helicase RuvB, with product MIRDNELDPEAQAGELSVELSLRPRRLDEFIGQEKLKRNLAVFLEAARMRSEPLDHLLLYGPPGLGKTTIAHIVATEMGAPIHITSGPAVERPGDLVGILTNLESGAVLFIDEIHRLSRPVEEILYPAMEDSKVDIMIGKGPAARSIRLDLPRFTVIGATTRQGLLTGPLRDRFGIVSHFQFYEATALFEIIRRSSRILGYAIETEGAEAIARRARGTPRIANRLLRRVRDFAQVDGLESITPAAADKALDALEVDHLGLDRIDRTLLRAMIEKYGGGPVGLETLAASTGEDAGTVEDVYEPYLLQQGLLQRTPRGRAATALAYKHLGIAPPKNAAAAPNLFEG from the coding sequence ATGATCCGCGACAACGAACTGGACCCCGAAGCGCAGGCAGGCGAGCTGTCCGTCGAACTGTCCTTGCGCCCGCGGCGTCTCGATGAGTTCATCGGCCAGGAGAAGCTCAAGCGCAACCTCGCCGTGTTCCTCGAGGCCGCGCGCATGCGCAGCGAGCCGCTCGACCATCTGTTGCTTTACGGCCCCCCAGGGCTCGGCAAGACCACGATCGCGCACATCGTCGCCACGGAGATGGGCGCCCCGATCCACATCACCAGCGGCCCGGCGGTGGAACGGCCCGGCGACCTGGTCGGCATCCTCACGAACCTCGAATCGGGCGCCGTGCTGTTCATCGACGAGATCCACCGCCTGAGCCGGCCCGTCGAGGAGATCCTCTATCCGGCGATGGAGGATTCCAAGGTGGACATCATGATCGGCAAGGGGCCTGCCGCACGCTCGATCCGGCTGGACCTGCCACGGTTCACCGTGATCGGCGCCACCACCCGCCAAGGCTTGTTGACGGGACCGCTCCGCGACCGATTCGGCATCGTGAGCCACTTCCAGTTCTACGAGGCCACTGCCCTGTTCGAGATCATCCGCCGCTCGTCCCGCATCTTGGGCTATGCGATCGAGACCGAGGGCGCCGAAGCCATCGCCCGGCGGGCGCGGGGCACGCCGAGGATCGCCAACCGCCTTCTGCGAAGGGTGCGCGACTTCGCCCAGGTGGACGGACTTGAGAGCATCACCCCCGCCGCCGCGGACAAGGCGCTGGACGCCTTGGAGGTCGATCACCTCGGACTGGACCGCATCGACCGGACCTTGCTGCGGGCGATGATCGAGAAGTACGGAGGGGGACCGGTCGGGCTGGAGACCCTCGCCGCCTCGACCGGAGAGGATGCCGGCACGGTCGAGGACGTGTACGAGCCTTACCTGCTCCAACAAGGATTGCTGCAGCGGACCCCCCGCGGACGCGCCGCCACGGCCCTCGCCTACAAGCATCTGGGCATCGCTCCGCCCAAGAACGCCGCAGCAGCCCCGAACCTCTTCGAGGGGTGA
- the ruvA gene encoding Holliday junction branch migration protein RuvA, translating into MIGRLRGEVLESSGGMVLVDVGGVGYEVLVPDSVLAQIPPPGETVDLRIRQIFREDGVSLYGFLDAFQRRLFDLLREVKGCGPRIGLALLGQLGEHEVMNAILVQDARILARATGVGPKLAERILLELRTKIQEEAMLQKVGGQAAVRAGGGRAVVEDELIDALLALGYRRPEAEAAAEKARDEAETVEEQIRAALRTLRR; encoded by the coding sequence ATGATCGGGCGGCTTCGAGGCGAGGTGCTTGAGTCGAGCGGCGGCATGGTGCTCGTCGACGTCGGCGGCGTCGGCTACGAGGTCCTGGTTCCGGACTCCGTTTTGGCTCAGATTCCCCCGCCCGGAGAAACAGTGGACCTGCGCATCCGCCAGATCTTCCGCGAGGATGGCGTGTCGCTCTACGGGTTCCTCGACGCGTTTCAAAGAAGACTCTTCGACCTCCTTCGCGAGGTCAAGGGGTGCGGACCCCGTATCGGCCTCGCGCTGTTGGGGCAGTTGGGCGAACACGAGGTGATGAACGCGATCCTCGTCCAGGACGCCCGGATTCTCGCACGGGCAACCGGTGTCGGCCCCAAACTCGCCGAGCGCATCCTGCTCGAACTCCGCACCAAGATCCAGGAGGAGGCGATGCTCCAAAAGGTCGGCGGGCAGGCCGCCGTCCGCGCGGGTGGAGGCCGGGCCGTGGTCGAAGACGAGTTGATCGACGCGCTCCTTGCGCTGGGCTACCGACGTCCTGAAGCCGAGGCCGCCGCAGAGAAGGCCCGAGACGAGGCCGAGACCGTCGAGGAGCAGATCCGCGCGGCCCTGAGGACCTTGAGACGATGA
- a CDS encoding DUF4127 family protein → MAVVARADRVLLVPLDSRPAAGQFAQMIAAMADVEVREPPYETLGRFTNPGSPEKILSWLEEQPLGNVDALVVSTDMIAYGGLIESRVHSVDYDQALKRLQRLVLLIKKWPHLKVYGFSAIMRLSPTSFRNNASWRVELAKLEELRDRYTRTRDRSLLPSIANLKTRVPASAYSDYRSARKRDLEIQRMLLKMTAGGAFEYLILGQDDARPYGPHVAETANLRALTAKLHIGGKVYFCEGIDQHANVLVSRALLKKADWTPRVRLVYSDPDGMTKYANYESKPIYKSLQDQLLASGARPVLPGQVYDYTLYLNTPKPRPDRFHAFLRDLTQDIDQGLPVCVADINLGVDGTADPELFAALWSQARMMRVLGFAGWNTAGNSMGTAIPASNVYLLARRLRVDSLTREVAQREFLLHRYVNDFAYHKFVRPLAYQLIDSSRDASRDETYGEEFNEVDQFVRHDLEKYLDQYFTDQFLGQRFFAGTKQYAVSGLSDVKIFLPWPRAYEVRLEFRLLTQEVTPEHPFPPAASIGGR, encoded by the coding sequence ATGGCGGTCGTGGCGCGCGCCGACCGGGTGCTTCTCGTCCCGTTGGACAGCCGTCCCGCGGCGGGCCAGTTTGCGCAGATGATCGCCGCGATGGCCGACGTGGAAGTGAGGGAACCCCCTTACGAGACGCTGGGCCGTTTCACGAATCCTGGGTCCCCCGAGAAGATCCTCTCCTGGCTCGAGGAGCAGCCGCTGGGCAACGTCGACGCCCTGGTGGTCAGCACCGACATGATCGCGTACGGCGGGTTGATCGAGTCCCGCGTACACTCCGTGGATTACGATCAGGCCCTGAAGCGGCTCCAGCGCCTCGTGCTCCTGATCAAAAAGTGGCCGCACCTCAAGGTGTACGGGTTCTCGGCGATCATGCGGCTCTCGCCCACGTCGTTCCGAAACAACGCGTCCTGGCGCGTCGAGTTGGCCAAGCTCGAGGAGCTGCGCGACCGCTACACCCGCACGCGGGACCGCTCCCTGCTCCCCAGCATCGCGAACTTGAAAACGCGCGTTCCGGCAAGCGCTTACTCGGACTATCGGTCCGCGCGCAAGCGCGACCTCGAGATCCAGCGCATGCTGCTGAAGATGACCGCCGGCGGGGCTTTCGAGTACCTGATCCTCGGCCAGGACGACGCGCGCCCGTACGGCCCGCACGTCGCCGAGACGGCCAACCTCCGCGCGCTGACCGCCAAGCTCCACATCGGCGGCAAGGTCTACTTCTGCGAAGGCATCGACCAGCACGCCAACGTGCTCGTAAGCCGCGCGCTCCTCAAGAAAGCGGATTGGACTCCACGCGTCCGGCTCGTCTACTCCGATCCCGACGGAATGACCAAGTACGCGAACTACGAGTCCAAGCCCATCTACAAAAGCCTGCAGGACCAGCTTCTGGCAAGCGGCGCGCGGCCGGTTCTGCCCGGCCAGGTTTACGACTACACGCTTTACCTCAACACACCCAAACCCAGGCCGGATCGGTTCCACGCGTTCCTTCGCGATCTCACGCAGGACATCGACCAGGGATTGCCCGTGTGCGTGGCGGACATCAACCTGGGAGTGGACGGAACGGCGGATCCGGAGCTGTTCGCCGCCCTGTGGTCCCAAGCGCGCATGATGCGCGTTTTGGGCTTCGCAGGGTGGAACACCGCCGGCAACTCGATGGGCACGGCCATCCCGGCCTCGAACGTCTACCTCTTGGCCCGCAGGCTGCGGGTCGACTCGCTCACGCGCGAGGTGGCCCAGCGCGAGTTCCTGCTGCACCGATACGTCAACGACTTCGCCTACCACAAGTTCGTGCGGCCCCTCGCGTACCAGCTCATCGACTCGAGCCGCGACGCTTCGCGAGACGAGACCTATGGCGAGGAGTTCAACGAGGTGGATCAGTTCGTCCGCCACGATCTGGAGAAGTACCTCGACCAGTATTTCACCGACCAGTTCCTGGGGCAGCGCTTCTTCGCCGGCACCAAGCAGTACGCGGTGTCCGGCCTGTCCGACGTCAAGATCTTCCTACCCTGGCCGCGCGCCTACGAGGTGCGGCTGGAGTTTCGGCTGCTGACCCAAGAAGTCACGCCGGAGCACCCGTTCCCCCCAGCCGCCTCGATCGGCGGCCGCTGA
- a CDS encoding YifB family Mg chelatase-like AAA ATPase: MVAQAHAATLVGIDALPVVVELDFMGVKSEFVIVGLPDKAVEESRERVKMAVHNSGYTFPFRRIVCNLAPGDVRKEGPWLDLPIAAALLAASDQLPKQVLEETMLLGELSLDGNLRPIDGAVSVALMAAERGFRRLILPKPNALEAAVAPNIDVFGLSNLVEVIELLHGATHYQPVHFVRELDTETPEYGVDFAEVKGQRHAVRALEIVAAGGHNVLMTGPPGSGKTMLARRLPTILPPLNLEESIDVTRIYSASGRKGGRQGLLWERPFRSPHHSASHAAIVGGGGIPKPGEVSMAHKGVLFMDEMPEFDRPVLEALRQPLEDSVVTVSRVSSTITFPAECILVGAMNPCPCGFKGLPEEKCVSSPAVCGRYASKISGPLADRIDLHLEVPRLKPEELLGAPRGEPSAEIRERVAAARERQHARLGGSRLNSKMTPKELRELIALTPDCEDFMRAVMAKMNLSARVFDRILKVGRTVADLAGDPVVTQRHLSEAVQYRSRDGG; this comes from the coding sequence ATGGTCGCTCAGGCGCACGCCGCGACGCTGGTCGGCATCGACGCACTTCCCGTGGTCGTCGAGCTGGATTTCATGGGGGTCAAGTCCGAGTTCGTGATCGTCGGCCTTCCCGACAAGGCCGTGGAGGAGAGCCGCGAACGCGTGAAGATGGCCGTGCACAACAGCGGGTACACCTTCCCGTTCCGGCGCATCGTGTGCAACCTGGCCCCAGGGGACGTGCGCAAGGAGGGGCCGTGGCTGGACCTCCCCATCGCCGCTGCCCTTTTGGCCGCGAGCGACCAGTTGCCCAAACAGGTGCTGGAGGAGACGATGCTGTTGGGCGAACTGAGCCTCGACGGCAACCTGCGCCCCATCGACGGCGCGGTGAGCGTCGCTTTGATGGCCGCCGAGCGGGGCTTCCGCCGCTTGATCCTCCCCAAACCCAACGCGCTCGAGGCCGCGGTCGCGCCCAACATCGACGTCTTCGGGCTTTCCAATCTCGTCGAAGTGATCGAGCTGCTTCACGGGGCCACGCACTACCAACCCGTGCACTTCGTCCGCGAGCTGGACACGGAGACACCCGAGTATGGGGTGGACTTTGCCGAGGTCAAGGGCCAACGGCATGCGGTGCGGGCACTGGAGATCGTGGCGGCCGGCGGACACAACGTCTTGATGACCGGGCCACCGGGCTCCGGCAAAACGATGCTGGCGCGCCGCCTTCCCACCATCCTCCCCCCGCTTAACCTCGAAGAGAGCATCGATGTCACGCGCATCTACAGCGCTTCGGGCCGCAAAGGGGGACGCCAGGGCCTCCTCTGGGAGCGACCGTTCCGCTCGCCGCACCACAGTGCAAGCCATGCGGCCATCGTGGGAGGAGGTGGAATCCCCAAGCCCGGGGAGGTGAGCATGGCCCACAAGGGGGTGCTCTTCATGGACGAGATGCCGGAGTTCGACCGCCCCGTGCTGGAAGCGCTGCGGCAGCCCCTCGAGGACTCCGTGGTGACGGTCTCGCGGGTGTCCAGCACGATCACGTTTCCCGCCGAGTGCATCCTTGTCGGAGCGATGAACCCGTGTCCTTGCGGTTTCAAGGGCCTTCCGGAAGAGAAGTGCGTCAGTTCACCGGCGGTATGTGGCCGCTACGCCAGCAAGATCAGCGGCCCCCTGGCCGACCGCATCGACCTCCACCTCGAGGTGCCGCGCCTCAAGCCAGAGGAGCTGCTGGGGGCACCGCGCGGCGAGCCGAGCGCCGAGATACGCGAACGAGTGGCAGCGGCTCGGGAGCGGCAACACGCACGTCTTGGCGGCAGCCGCCTCAACTCCAAGATGACGCCCAAGGAGCTGCGCGAGCTGATCGCGCTCACGCCCGACTGCGAGGACTTCATGCGGGCGGTGATGGCGAAGATGAACCTTTCGGCCAGGGTCTTCGACCGGATCCTCAAAGTCGGGCGGACGGTGGCGGATCTGGCGGGAGACCCCGTGGTGACCCAACGCCACCTCAGCGAAGCGGTGCAGTATCGCAGCCGAGACGGGGGCTAG